The genome window AGTATACGGCATAGTATTTATCCGTTATCAAGCGATACGGAGCATGTATTAAATCTTCCAGAGTATTGGCTTGAGGTTCGAATAGTCCCGATGTAAGCATACTTTTCAATACCGATATATACATGTTTGTTAGCACAAATCCACCCAGAATTAGAATGAAATGTATTACAGTCTGTTGCCAATTGATGATAGAAACTCGAGGTTGAGGAAGGAATAATAGATGACACCAACTGCTTAGCAGATGAACTCCAAATTCCGATCTCTCAGATCCTGAGCTGACGTAGAACATTATTATTCCATAAGCCACAATAGCGATCAGAGCCAACCAAGTTTCTCTTGTGAATGGCTGGGCGAAGTACCAATAGCTGGCAATGGGTTGAGCATGAGGCACTAGGATGTAGTCTTTAAGGATATAGAGTGGTACAGTGCCCGAAATATTCCACTTGGGCTCCTTTGGATGACAAACGAAGTcaatttttttggttgcaaGCATCTCCTCAGCAATGTGCCCAATACTCAAATGGTCTTTAAATCTCAAGATGTTCAATGTGCCATTGTAACGTTTAATGAACTCCAACATAACGGCATGCATATATCCAGCATGCATGTGTTGTCCTTTCCGATTGGTATAGTAGAGCATACGTGGTTCAGCTCTAAAAGATACTGTTCGTATTTGGAAATGATGAAAATTTTGGAGTAGTTGCTTCCGGTTAACGAACTCTTGGATCTGAGATATTTTCAACTCTTGAATTTCCGGATATGGATTGTAGCTATGAAGAGTTGTAGTTCCATTCtgattataaataattaaggCGTTGACAAAGCCTTCTTCAAAGCAGTAAATGAAGAGCCCTCTCTGCCAGGTGGAGGGATCCAGTTCCGTTATGAAAACTATGTGAAGTTCATTTAAATCTCTTAAAAGACGAGGTAAAAAATGAGATACTCCAGTATCGAGCGGTGTGTTCTTTATATTCACAATAATCACAGTGTTCCGAGTCAAGTTCCCGATTATACGAAAATTGTTAAACGACTTCATTGAAAGCTCAAGTTGAATTGATGAAGTTTTAAGTAGTTTAAAATCCAATTTATCTTTCGACACATCCTTGAAGTTAAGAAAAATGTTAAGACTTGTATTTAATGCTGTGTTAAGTTGAATCAATGATTGTGTTACTCCAGACATCGGCTTTGAATAGCCTTTGCATAGGCTACTCAACAGGAGAAGTATTAGCACCTCAAACAACGACTTCATGGCAATGACTGAGAACCATGAAACTCTAATTTGAGTACCACCCTGAAactaaatagtatattaacatttaattacaaGTGACTTGTGCTTTCTCTTTCCAATTAAATTACATGAAATGTAGGAAATgctgcttaaaaataaaatctaataGTCAGAATGCATTGACTTCATTCAAAGAAGTAAATTGTAACCGACAACTTGGATTTACAGCAAATACACGGACTCGAAAAATGTTGtggaaaaacaatttacagAATAAATTTACTGAAAAAACTTCCTCATTCCATTTACATAACTTTtggttataatatttttatttactagCACGAAAATGACATAAATGTTGTTTgttaaataatacataaaaatatatccgATGGTCATCAAGTGCTTAACTTAGATTTTTGTGATTAGCAATTCTAGCAGAAAACACAAACTCGCCAAAGTCAAGCCAATTACCCAGAGTGCAAAAGCCAATAAAAAGAACTGCAAATCATAAGGTTGATATTCCGTGCTCTCATTTCTAAGCAACTGGCATATGCCACTTTCTATTGAATCCCTACATGAATCGCTCAGCATCTTATGATAAATTCCGCACTCAAAGGTGCGTTGTAAGTAGGCATtcaacatatgtaaatatggcAAAGATGGAGCCACTGGAAACGACATTAATCCATCCAATATGCTTTCTCTGATCACCTTGAATCGAGGCACCTTCAGCAAGTGCTGTTGGTATAAAAGACAATCCATGCGGTCCCGATAAGCAATGTACATGAAACTTGTATTCAACTTGAGCCGATGTGCATTCAATTCTTTGGAAGAAGTAATATAAACTTTTTCATTCAATGCATCTGGAATCAGTTTGAGATCTTTATAAAAATTAGCATAGTACTGGGTTGTCATTAGCTGATATGAAGAATGTTGCAAATCGTCCAGAGAATTGAATTGAGGTTCAAATAAACCCGATGTGAGCATGCTCTTTAAAACTGatgcatacaaatttgtcAGTATAAATCCACTGAGAATCAGTATAAAATGGATAACAGACTGTTGCCAATTTTGCACTGGAATTCGTGGCTGAggcaaatacaataaattacaCCAGCTGCTGAGCAAGTGAACTCCAAATTCCGATCTATGAGTTCCATAGAGCATTACCATACCGTATATTACAGTGACTATCAAAGCCAGCCAAGTTGTCCTGGTGAATGGTTCAGCTATGTATAAATATCTGGCAATGGGTTGAGCATAGGGAACTGCAATCTTACTCTTCAAAATATAGAGTGCTACCGTGCTTGGAACTTTCCAATTGGGCTCCTTGGGATAGCAGGCGAAGTCAATTTCTTTGCTTGGTAGCATCACCTCGCCGATATGGGGAATTCCAATGTGGAATTTCTTCGTCAATATCTTCAATGTACCATTATGTCGTCTAATAAATTCCAGCATTAGGTTATACATATATCCAGCGTGAACGTGTTCTCCCTTACGATTTGTGTAGTGAATCATACGTGGTTCAATTATAAAAGATGTTGTTCGAATCTCGAAGTGTTGAAAATTTTCTAGTAATCGCCATCTGTTAATAAACTCGATGATATGTCGTAATTTGTACTCTCGAACTGTTGGATAAGGATAGTAACTATAAAGTGACGAGTTTCCATTGTTATGATGGATGAGTAAAGTGTTGACAAAACCTTCTTCAAagcagtaaataaataattcctTTTGCCATACGATGGGATTCTTTTGAGTTATAAAAACAATGTTTAGTTCATGTAATTCCTTTAAAAGATGAGGCAAGAAATGAGAAACTGTTGGATCGATTGGCGTCTCTTTTATATTCACAACGATTAAAGTCTCCCGAGTGAAGATTCCCAGTACTTGAAAATAGCTAAAAGACTTCAATGATAGCTCTAGTTGAATCGATGGTGTTTCTATTAAAGGTAAATCCAAGTTGTCCTTCGAAGCATCcttaaagttaataaaaatgttcagCTTTGCGTTGAATGCAACATTAAGTTGCTGCACTATTTGTGTTACACCAGAAATCGAAGTAGTCGAAAAACTACTCAACAGAAGAACTATTAGCCAAGGCTGCATGGTAATGACTGAGATTACttgaatatgaatttaaagCTCATACTAAATATAGGAACTAATTGACAGTTCAAAATTTAGTCATTGATCTAAAAGAGAATTGTCTAAGAccgaaaaaaaagtttcacAAATGACTTGTCATTTGTCAAGCAATTTAAACACATGAgttgaagaaaataaaagcgaaCAGATTTATTTGACCTTATagttttttaagaaaaatgtttattgcaaTCGGTAAATAGTCAGAAcactaaaattaattttaaaaaactttaaatgcagtcaatgaaaatttaatcatttattgAATGATTTTCATGATTAACATTACATCAATTAACATTTTAGATGtttatataaaagtaattCTTAATCCGCGGGCAGCTGCAGGATTCTATCATAAAACATAGACTTGCCAATGCCAAGCCAAAAGCCCAGAGCGCAAAAGCAAAgatataaaattgcaaatcgaATGGTTTATGTTGAACTCCATCATCTCTAAATAACTTGTGTATTCCACTATCAATTGTATCTCTCGAGGAATCACGCATCATCTTCATAAAAATTCCACTAGCATAGATGCGTTGCAAATAAGTATTCAACATGCTTAAATATGGTAAGGATGAGGCAactggaaatgaaaaaaaagctTCTGATCCCAATGACAGTTTCTTAAATCGAGGTGCTTTCAACAAGAGTTGTTGATACAAAAGACAATCCATGCGGTCCCCATAAGCAATGTACAGGAAGCTAGTATTCAGCCCAGCTCGAACTCTGTCAATCTCTTCTGTAGAAGCAATATAAGCATTGTCTACTAGTTCATCTGGAACCGAAGATGCGTTTTTAAAGTATTGTACATAGTAGGCGGATGTTATCAAGCGATAAGGAGTATGCAGCAACTCTTGCACAGTGTTAACCTGGGGCTCAAATAATCCAGATGTTAGCATGCTCGACAACATCGTCAGATACGTGTTGGTTAATATAAATCCACTGAGAATCAGAATGAAATGTATCAAACACTGCTGCCAATTTCTGATCATACTTCGTGGATGAGGTAGATACAATAGATGACACCAACTGCTGAGGAAGTGAACTCCAAATTCAGATCTGTGCGATCCGTAGAGCATTAACATGCCGTATATAACCGAGGCTATCACACCCAGCCAAGTTGTCCAAGTAAAGGGCTGAGCAAAGTACCAATAGCTGGCAATGGGTTGTGCATGTGGAACTGCAATATAGTCTTTCAGAAGAAACAACGGCGCCGTGCCCGACAAATTCCACTTGGGCTCCTTGGGATAGCAGGCGAAATCAATTTGCTTTGCTGCAATCATGACCTCAGCGACGTGAACAATACCCAATTTATCTGTATGAGTCAAGATCTTCAGTGTGCCATTGTGACGTCTTATGAACTCCAACATAACGGCATACATATAACCAGCATAAACGTGTTCTCCTTTCCGGTTGACATAGTTCATCATTCGAGGGGGAACCGTTAGGGAAACTGTtcgaatttgaaaatgttgaaaattttgaaGTAATGTCCATCGATTTAAATACTCTTCTATCTGCGATATGTTCTGCTCTCGAATTACTGGATATGGTCTGTAGCTATGAAGAGATATAGTTCCATTTTGATTATAAATGAGAAGGGCGTTGACAAATCCTTCTCCAAAGCAGTAAATAAAAAGATCTTGCTGCCAAGTGGTAGGATCCTGTTCCGTAATAAAAAGTATGTGCAGTTCATGTAGTTCCTTTAAAAGATGAGGTAAGAAGTGAAATATTTCCGAGTCAAGTTTTGGTTCCTTTATATACACAATGACTTGCGTTTTTCGAGTGTAACATCCAAGTACccgaaaattttgaaaagaatttaACGACATCTCTGTTTGTATCGAGGGTGTTTCTAGTGATGCTAAGTTAAAGACATCTTCCCTAGTTTCCTTgaagttaataaatatattgagaTTTGTGTTAAAAGCTGCGTTAAGTTGCAGCAGTATTTGTGTTACACCAGATATTGAAATTGTCCGCACTGTGAAAATAGTCGAGAGACTACTCAACAGAAGAAGAGTTAAGCACGGCCGCATGATAATAACTGAGGTTCACCCTCATTCTAGCTAAATAGTAACTATGAACATTACTTTCCGCAGACAATATAATTTATCAGTGCAATTAAATCACATGAGAAGTAAGAATTGCTTCCAAAAGTCGAAGTGCAGTAGTTAAGTGATGTATTTCTCAAGTTTAGTCGAACTTCAGAGCTAGAAGAATTCAATACGAAAAATCCATTTATAAGTAATGACAAAGTTAaaaacatttgtaattttgtaataaacaaataaattaatttaggcaacaattataaacatttacTAAAGTTGATCTctcttttaaatgtttttggcAAGTATTGTATACTTATAAAATAGTGTCACAGTTTTATAGGTAAAGCTTAAAAAGGCATagttatgatttttattacaaaacattaatatactatcatatattttataaaatatgaatatatttatgtggAAAAGAGAACAGCATTGATGTGCCATCTTAACAACTCCATAAGAAAACAAAGTCCTGCCAAAGTCAAACCTACAGCCCAGAGCACAAa of Drosophila nasuta strain 15112-1781.00 chromosome 3, ASM2355853v1, whole genome shotgun sequence contains these proteins:
- the LOC132788327 gene encoding uncharacterized protein LOC132788327 produces the protein MLEFIKRYNGTLNILRFKDHLSIGHIAEEMLATKKIDFVCHPKEPKWNISGTVPLYILKDYILVPHAQPIASYWYFAQPFTRETWLALIAIVAYGIIMFYVSSGSERSEFGVHLLSSWCHLLFLPQPRVSIINWQQTVIHFILILGGFVLTNMYISVLKSMLTSGLFEPQANTLEDLIHAPYRLITDKYYAVYFKNATSVPDEVIDNAFVVPTDELDFNRANLNTSFMYIVYEDRMDGLLYQQHLLKAPRFKRMPESIMDGLMSIPVASSLPYLNMLNIYLSRIFEYGIFHKMKNDAYMSAIDSGLYKLMRNEDDGLISYDLNFYFFPILLWGIGLTCAGLSFLLELLRWRMA
- the LOC132788328 gene encoding uncharacterized protein LOC132788328, with the translated sequence MLEFIRRHNGTLKILTKKFHIGIPHIGEVMLPSKEIDFACYPKEPNWKVPSTVALYILKSKIAVPYAQPIARYLYIAEPFTRTTWLALIVTVIYGMVMLYGTHRSEFGVHLLSSWCNLLYLPQPRIPVQNWQQSVIHFILILSGFILTNLYASVLKSMLTSGLFEPQFNSLDDLQHSSYQLMTTQYYANFYKDLKLIPDALNEKVYITSSKELNAHRLKLNTSFMYIAYRDRMDCLLYQQHLLKVPRFKVIRESILDGLMSFPVAPSLPYLHMLNAYLQRTFECGIYHKMLSDSCRDSIESGICQLLRNESTEYQPYDLQFFLLAFALWVIGLTLASLCFLLELLITKI
- the LOC132788330 gene encoding uncharacterized protein LOC132788330, producing MMNYVNRKGEHVYAGYMYAVMLEFIRRHNGTLKILTHTDKLGIVHVAEVMIAAKQIDFACYPKEPKWNLSGTAPLFLLKDYIAVPHAQPIASYWYFAQPFTWTTWLGVIASVIYGMLMLYGSHRSEFGVHFLSSWCHLLYLPHPRSMIRNWQQCLIHFILILSGFILTNTYLTMLSSMLTSGLFEPQVNTVQELLHTPYRLITSAYYVQYFKNASSVPDELVDNAYIASTEEIDRVRAGLNTSFLYIAYGDRMDCLLYQQLLLKAPRFKKLSLGSEAFFSFPVASSLPYLSMLNTYLQRIYASGIFMKMMLTILIQQFESTNYDISSSLLTDGDY